The nucleotide window ttaatgttcatacatgtgaaacGTCGTTTTTTTTTAGTCCTTACACTACTGGACCCTGGTTAGCTCCGGTGTGTCGTTGTTAGCACGATAACGTTTGCTAACTTGCCAAAAATGAAGTAGATAATGATATCCGATAACTCGATTTTGCCGAGAGCCTAAAGTTgtacacccagtcacagcaaattGATGTAGAACTGCCGTTGCTGGATCTATGTGTGGAGTTGTACATAGCTTGGAGCCAGCTTAGCGATTAGCAGCGTGGCTAACGCGGCTAGCATAAACAGTAAAGCGCAAATATGAGCCTAATTATGAGGGGTCATTATTTGTTGACCACAGTGCAGTACCACATGCGGAGTTGTAGCATAAAAGTACGCAATACAGCCGTGATTTGTGGCTGTTGAGTGATTTGagttaacttgctttttcaggtccacacatgagctaacaaagcgattagcatgctagctaactcggatggtacaaacaataacatacgccagcgagtgtaaatacctgtcagataaatacacactcgCTCGAGTCAGTCAAGTTTTATTATGAAACGGTGTATACAGCAACATTTATACGTTTACTGTCGTGGTTGAAACCGAGAAGCCACCTTGgagagtagcatgatggctaggtGTCTTAAAATTAATCACAGAAATAACGATATTACGGACACGTGCGTAGTTCTCTATATTGTTATTTGGAGCAAGTGAGGGAGAAACAGTCGTGCTTAAACCCGGCTACCAGCAGCCTATCTTCTGGTTTTCAGAGCTGGGCAGCCtgtgtagcttgctagctagtgttttgtttacaaaagattATTTTCGTTAGCTAGTTGCCGAAACGACTCCACGTGGAGTGCACGATGTCACGAAAAAACGGCTTCTATACTCACCTAGTGCATTAGAGAGTACTGGAGTGCGGTTTAGGAtggtaaaacacacaatcaattactacaataataacaataataatgtcaagtgtgtaatctttctaagaaaacggtgcataaatgtttatttacaaaggTCACATGGCCCCTATGCACTTCAAATTTCGTGAAAAGGAGTCAGAGGCTGTGTATGAGCCTACTTTGAGTCACTGTAAGTTCATCTTAAGCCTAGgtcactgaattttattaattcattcagctatttatttatttattttaagatttcGCCATAAGACCAAGCTATTTCAGAAGTGATTTTCGCTCCTAATTATAGTTTAgcttactttttaattataaggtcaagcaggtctggagctaggCTGTAGGTTTCGAAGCTAAATCATGATGAGTTAAAGTATTCAGAGTGAAGGTTATGCATGATCCAAAGTATGctgcgttattattattactattattagtttattcctTTTTAGAACACTTGGAGTCTGGATGCCATTGTGtggccagactgtgaaactACAAGCAGTAGAAGGAAGACATGCTGCAAATGCATTGAGAAGTGATGCTATTATTGCTTGACTTTGACTAttgattccccccccccccatgtacaCCACATGTTAATGAAATCCACATGAAATCCAAAAAGAGCACTTTTTTGAATTTTGAACATGAGTACATCCAGAGGGTAcggaattaatatttaattccgaattaatattaatatactgtattttgtatggctACCCACTCAGTGGCTTTATGTGCAATCTTTGAGTGGTCTAGGCATGTTTGAGTCgctgtacagcaaaacaagcgTTCTGCCCACGTACAGAGTATGAGGCGGAGCTAATGTACTGTGACGTCGCTCGGTTCCCTTGCTTTCATTTAGGTCCTATAGAGGAGTATAACAGGCGTGTCTCTGGCTCCCCAGCTTCATAGATTCTCTTCTCGTCGACTGGGAAAAGAAGCAGCGAGGATGTCAGGCAGAGGAAAGGGCGGCAAAGGCCTTGGGAAAGGAGGCGCCAAGCGTCATCGTAAAGTGCTTCGcgataacatccagggtatcacaAAGCCGGCTATTCGCCGTCTGGCTCGTCGTGGTGGCGTCAAGCGTATCTCCGGTCTGATCTACGAAGAGACCCGCGGTGTGCTCAAAGTGTTCTTGGAAAACGTGATCAGAgacgcagtcacgtacactgagcatgccaaaagaaagaccgtcaccgctatggatgtggtgtacgccctgaagcgccagggacgcactctgtacggattcggaggttaaacgctcggcctgaacagctctaaacacaacggctcttttaagagccacccacaaatccagcaaaagaGCCTGTTTCTATTCTTAGtttatcaaataaggcagtcgATCTCCCGCATactctgtattaaaatgtaatataccggaagaatacatgtgtatatatacatataatagatatgtctgtatatatgtattgttttccattttgcCCCCCGTGTGCGTTGGTTAAATCCGAACTATATGTCTTAATAAATCCTGATAGAAAAAAAatcgccgtcaacgccgctgtgccgaaaaacagaaaaacagccctgtaGATTAAGAATGCGCGGGATAGAATGTTGCAAGaatcatatttgtttgtttgtttcaatatAGTCAATGATGGTGGTTATGAATCTCCCGGTTAAGAagctaattttatatatatgaagaatACATATAGTTTTCAATTTCCCCCGTATGCGTTGATTAAACGTTTGAATAAATTCAGAATatcgccgtcaacgccgctgTGGCGAAAAATAATGTGCCGTCTGCACGGTGGGTAAAAATGCGCGGGTAGGCGAACAAAGAGAATGCTGCTCTGGGGAGggggaagggaggaggagaatagggaggggaggggaggggaggggagaggaatgaagggtggggggttggCAAGAAGAGAGCGGACAATTTGTTGTCCAATGGTCGTTTGACGGCATTCTGGAGGCGGTACCTCGTCTAATTAAAATGCTAGAGTCTAAATAATGTGGGAGCTTATCGCCTCCCCCtcattcttcagtcttactcgacgaggagcagtatgcctgagccagctaagtccgcgcccaagaagggatccaagaaagccgtgaccaagacggccgggaaaggcggcaagaagcgcagaaagtccaggaaggagagctatgccatctacgtgtacaaggtgctgaagcaggtccaCCCTGACACTGGAATCTCCTCTAAAACGATGGGCATCATGAACTCGTTCGTGAACGACATCTTCGAGCGCATCGCCGGTGAGTCTTCTCGTTTGGCTCACTACAACAAACGTTCTACTATCACCTCTAGGGAGATCCAGACTGCTGTGCGTCTGCTTCTTCCCGGTGAGTTGGCCAAGCACGCCGTGTCAGAGGGCACAAAGGCAGTCACCAAGTACACGAGCTCCAAGTAAATAGTGATAGCGGCATAATccaaacccaacggctcttttaagagccacccacggtTTCTTCCAAAGAGCAGTTTTATTCAAGAACCAAGTAAGttataatactaattattattattattatttattagagaGTGCCTTTATTGTTACCTACTtattgatgtatgtatgtaaatcaacttacttaattgtttgtttgcatttaattggtatagtgtacTAGGATTCAGGGACAGAGCAGCAAACTAAAATACTGTGCCATACTAACTGTATGGAGTGGGCTTGTAGTGCTAAGTGGGATAAATGAAGCTGCACATCACCTGTGAAAGACCAGTCCAGAGGAGATCAGCCTTACAGGTGGGGAAGAGTGAGGCAGGAAACCATACTAGGGTTGACTTAAACCCTAGAATTACACACCtgatctttgtaatgaaagctgTCTAGTATATATAACTAGGCATACGGTTaggctctcccacaagccttttTTGTTGGGTTACAGAAGGGTGAAGTTAGTTAAAGCCTTAGGTTTATGGTGGGATTTGAGTGAGCAAAAGTAGGTTCAGAGCAaggcttttgatgtagagggtcgaagtgaggcaaaaggacgagggtagaatAATTAAATTGAGGTAGCGTAggtaaaaaagtatggcggtgaaagtgtgttcagtgcagatgtgatctaggaagagtgagtaacagtagctttgtaaacgaggcctcaggtttatgatggaggtggattgtgttaaagtgactgtgagcttaggcctttgccttaggaaggttcagaaaaagtgaatttcaacattggccatcagcctgatgatttggatacacatggcctcggcctactgaagaatgcacatctaagtagaatggtcatgtctgcatggaatgggttaaatgaaagtaaaagtttaaaaataataacttggtgtgttgcttattgggatagagggagggatggggttaatttgttttagtacaagaatgagattggagttgtttcatgtgaggggttcgaatgaggatggggagtgattttgtataatggttggaggaaggatggtgttatttcattttagggttggagagagaaggtggtggggtttgtattagagtatgaatgaaaatgggttattttattttggggttagacggtggatggggttatttggtttcatggttagaatgatgttaaggttatgttgtactaggttaagagggaggacagagttattttgtattaggactatttggtttggttcacttaaagatgaatttggttgaagtcttaggttaatggtgagattcgagcgagcaagaataggttcatagatatttttttgatgtagagggtcggagcaatgcaaaaggacgagggtagagtaagtaaaatagtatggcggtcaaaggcctcaggtttatgatgaaggtggattgagttaaagtgacggtgagcttaagcctttgccttaggatacaaaggaaggttcagtaaaagtgagtttcaacattagccatcagcctgatgatttggatacacatggcctcggcctactgaggaatgcacatctaagtagaatggtcatgactgcatggaatgggttaaatgaaagtaaaagtttaaaaataataatttggtgtgttgcttattgagatagagggagggatggggttaatttgttttagtacaagaatgagatttgagttgtttcatgtgaggggttcgaatgaggatggagtgattttgtataatggttggaggaaggatggggttatttcattttagggtttgtgagagaaggtggtggggtttgtattagagtatgaatgaaaatgggttattttattttggggttagacggcggatggggttatttggtttcatggttagaatgatgttaaggttatgttgtactaggttaagagggaggacagagttattttgtattaggactacttggtttggtgacaaaatgatgaatttggttgaagtcttaggttaatggtgagattcgagcgagcaagaataggttcatagatatttttttgatgtagagggtcggagcaatgcaaaaggacgagggtagagtaagtaaaatagtatggcggtcaaaggcctcaggtttatgatgaaggtggattgagttaaagtgacggtgagcttaagcctttgccttaggatacaaaggaaggttcagtaaaagtgagtttcaacattagccatcagcctgatgatttggatacacatggcctcggcctactgaggaatgcacatctaagtagaatggtcatgactgcatggaatgggttaaatgaaagtaaaagtttaaaaataataatttggtgtgttgcttattgagatagagggagggatggggttaatttgttttagtacaagaatgagatttgagttgtttcatgtgaggggttcgaatgaggatggagtgattttgtataatggttggaggaaggatggggttatttcattttagggtttgtgagagaaggtggtggggtttgtattagagtatgaatgaaaatgggttattttattttggggttagacggcggatggggttatttggtttcatggttagaatgatgttaaggttatgttgtactaggttaagagggaggacagagttattttgtattaggactacttggtttggtgacaaaatgatgaatttggttgaagccttaggttaatggtgagattcgagcgagcaagaataggttcagagctagacttttgatgtagagggtcggagcaaggcaaaaagacgagggtagagtaagtaaatttaggtagcgtaagtaaaaaagtatggcggtgaaagtgtgttcagtgcagatgtgatctaggaagagtgagtaacagtagctttgtaaacgaggcctcaggtttatgatggaggtggattgtgttaaagtgactgtgagcttaggcctttgccttaggaaggttcagaaaaagtgaatttcaacattggccatcagcctgatgatttggatacacatggcctcggcctactgaagaatgcacatctaagtagaatggtcatgtctgcatggaatgggttaaatgaaagtaaaagtttaaaaataataacttggtgtgttgcttattgagatagagggagggatggggttaatttgttttagtacaagaatgagattggagttgtttcatgtgaggggttcgaatgaggatggggagtgattttgtataatggttggaggaaggatggtgttatttcattttagggttggagagagaaggtggtggggtttgtattagagtatgaatgaaaatgggttattttattttggggttagacggcggatggggttatttggtttcatggttagaatgatgttaaggttatgttgtactaggttaagagggaggacagagttattttgtattaggactatttggtttggttcactaaaagatgaatttggttgaagtcttaggttaatggtgagattcgagggaGCAAGAAaaggttcatagatatttttttgatgtagagggtcggagcaatgcaaaaggacgagggtagagtaagtaaaatagtatggcggtcaaaggtctcagttttatgatgaaggtggattgagttaaagtgacggtgagcttaagcctttgccttagggtacaaaggaaggttcagtaaaagtgagtttcaacattagccatcagcctgatgatttggatacacatggcctcggcctactgaggaatgcacatctaagtagaatggtcatgactgcatggaatgggttaaatgaaagtaaaagtttaaaaataataatttggtgtgttgcttattgagatagagggagggatggggttaatttgttttagtacaagaatgagattggagttgtttcatgtgaggggttcgaatgaggatggagtgattttgtataatggttggaggaaggatggggttatttcattttagggttggagagagaaggtggtggggtttgtattagagtatgaatgaaaatgggttattttattttggggttagacggcggatggggttattttgtttcattgttagaatgctgttaaggttatgttgtactaggttaagagggaggacagagttattttgtattaggactacttggttgcgtcacaaaaagatgaatttggttgaagccttaggttaatggtgagattcgagcgagcaagaataggttcagagctagacttttgatgtagagggtcggagcaaggcaaaaagacgagggtagagtaagtaaatttaggtagcgtaagtaaaaaagtatggcggtgaaagtgtgttcagtgcagatgtgatctaggaagagtgagtaacagtagctttgtaaacgaggcctcaggtttatgatggaggtggattgtgttaaagtgactgtgagcttaggcctttgccttaggaaggatcagaaaaagtgaatttcaacattggccatcagcctgatgatttggatacacatggcctcggcctactgaagaatgcacatctaagtagaatggtcatgtctgcatggaatgggttaaatgaaagtaaaagtttaaaaataataatttggtgtgttgcttattgggatagagggagggatggggttaatttgttttagtacaagaatgagattggagttgtttcatgtgaggggttcgaatgaggatggggagtgattttgtataatggttggaggaaggatggtgttatttcattttagggttggagagagatggtggtggggtttgtattagagtatgaataaaaatgggttattttattttggggttagacggcggatggggttattttgtttcatggttagaatgatgttaaggttatgttgtactaggttaagagggaggacagagttattttgtattaggactatttggttgggtcacaaaaagatgaatttggttgaagccttaggttaatggtgagattcgagcgagcaagaataggttcagagctagacttttgatgtagagggtcggagcaaggcaaaaagacgagggtagagtaagtaaatttaggtagcgtaagtaaaaaagtatggcggtgaaagtgtgttcagtgcagatgtgatctaggaagagtgagtaacagtagctttgtaaacgaggcctcaggtttatgatggaggtggattgtgttaaagtgactgtgagcttaggcctttgccttaggaaggatcagaaaaagtgaatttcaacattggccatcagcctgatgatttggatacacatggcctcggcctactgaagaatgcacatctaagtagaatggtcatgtctgcatggaatgggttaaatgaaagtaaaagtttaaaaataataatttggtgtgttgcttattgggatagagggagggatggggttaatttgttttagtacaagaatgagattggagttgtttcatgtgaggggttcgaatgaggatggggagtgattttgtataatggttggaggaaggatggtgttatttcattttagggttggagagagatggtggtggggtttgtattagagtatgaataaaaatgggttattttattttggggttagacggcggatggggttattttgtttcatggttagaatgatgttaaggttatgttgtactaggttaagagggaggacagagttattttgtattaggactatttggtttggttcactaaaagatgaatttggttgaagtcttaggttaatggtgagattcgagcgagcaagaataggttcatagatatttttttgatgtagagggtcggagcaatgcaaaaggacgagggtagagtaagtaaaatagtatggcggtcaaaggcctcagttttatgatgaaggtggattgagttaaagtgacggtgagcttaagcctttgccttaggatacaaaggaaggttcagtaaaagtgagtttcaacattagccatcagcctgatgatttggatacacatggcctcggcctactgaggaatgcacatctaagtagaatggtcatgactgcatggaatgggttaaatgaaagaaagtttaaaaataataatttggtgtgttgcttattgagatagagggagggatggggttaatttgttttagtacaagaatgagattggagttgtttcatgtgaggggttcgaatgaggatggggagtgattttgtataatggttggagaaaggatggtgttatttcattttagggttggagagagaaggtggtggggtttgtattagagtatgaatgaaaatgggttattttattttggggttagacggcggatggggttatttggtttcatggttagaatgatgttaaggttatgttgtactaggttaagagggaggacagagttattttgtattaggactacttggtttggtgacaaaatgatgaatttggttgaagccttaggttaatggtgagattcgagcgagcaagaataggttcatagatatttt belongs to Salminus brasiliensis chromosome 24, fSalBra1.hap2, whole genome shotgun sequence and includes:
- the LOC140546649 gene encoding histone H2B-like, encoding MSGRGKGGKGLGKGGAKRHRKVLRDNIQGITKPAIRRLARRGGVKRISGLIYEETRGVLKVFLENVIRDASYSTRSSMPEPAKSAPKKGSKKAVTKTAGKGGKKRRKSRKESYAIYVYKVLKQVHPDTGISSKTMGIMNSFVNDIFERIAGESSRLAHYNKRSTITSREIQTAVRLLLPGELAKHAVSEGTKAVTKYTSSK